GACAAATCCATTGTTGGTATTCCTGTCTTGGCTCAGAAGCTTGTTCATGTACAAGCTATGAGTATATCCAAAACTTTACCcgaaatcattaaaaaaattaatgaaaagcTTGCTAATAGCTTACATGAGTTGGAGATTTTGCCTGCTAATTTGTCTTCTTTGGCTGATGCAATGTCTGCATTTCTCcaaattatttctttctctaGAGATTCTCTGAGAAAGATTCTTTTGATAGGAGAATTTGAAGAATACCCTGAAGAAAAGCAAATGCATTGCACGGCTCGTTTAGTGGATATGCTGAATTCCTATGCTAGTGAACTTAACAACTGTGCTGAGAGCAACGCAACCAAGGATTTCCTTATGGAGGAGATCAATGTTCTTGAGGAAGCAAAGTTTATTGGTCTTCCAAATTTCATGCCAAGAACTGCTTTTCAGACACTGCTTCAAAGAAAGGTTAGAGGCATTTCTCATATGCCAATTGATTTTGTTGACAGTGTGTGGGACTATCTGCAAAATGTTGTAACTACAGTGTTGAATCGGCACTCTGCAAACTATTATCAACTTCAGGTTTCGATTAGGAGAGCTGCGGAGCATCTTATTgctaagaagaagaagaattgcATTCAACATGTGCTGCAAGCTGTTGAAATGGAGAAGCTGACAGATTACACCTGTAATCCTGAGTACTTGGAGGAGTATAACAAAATCGTGTCTCATCGAGTAGCGTTTTTGAATGAAGTTTCAAGTGTTAATCTATATACAAGTACTGTGAACCTTGAAGGGTACGGTCCGATTGAAGTTGCTCAGTTGAAGTACTATCCCCACCAAGTGTTAACTCAAGCATATGATTTGAAGGCCAGATTGATTGCTTATTGGAAGATTGTTCTAAGGAGGCTTGTTGATGTTATTGCTTTACATTTGATGTTAAGCATCAATGAACTTGTAAATGTTGATTTTCAGAAGGAGCTATGCAATGGATTGTTATCTTCAGCTGGTGGTGGGGTTGAGAGGCTTCTTGAAGAGTCTCCTTCGATATCTGGGAAGAGAGAAAAACTAAGCAGGAGTGTGAAAGTCCTGAAGGAAAGCAAGGAAATGGTTGCTAACATTATCGACCGGATTGGTGTCTATGGCGATAACTAGTAGCATTGCTCAGTGTTTCCTAACAATTGTAGTCTTAATTCTGtcattgttttttgtttgtttggatcTATCATGCAAGTGTGGCCTTTGTCCTGTCTTTATGTTTATCTGTTGGAAGTTTTATTAGTATTAAGGTCTTATGTTTTTAGTTTGTTCAACTTTATCTTGTCTTGTTGCTTCTTGTGGTCAAATTAAGTTGAATTACCTTAATGTATGGTTTTATTGTTGTTACTTTCCAATTTGTACTACTgtttttgacttatttttatttctccATTAATTATATGTTACTCTTTATATATGCACATAGCACCCCCAGTGTTAGCTTAACAACTAGATATAATAACCCGTTCAGCTCAATGAAACTTAATATGAGGATATGTGCATTGGTGAAATTTAAGGATCACTGCGCAGTTATACACAGTAAGCAAGACAGTTCTGATTGATCAGTGTAGTTTAAACACAGTTTCGAGGTATTAGTGATTTCAACAAAGCTCTTTGTGGTAGACACCATTGAAAACTCTTGAATGGCAAAGACTCTTTAATGGAGAGTGTGTTCAAAAATAGATATTCATCTTAGGAGTTCCTTAAGCTGGTACCAACCAAGTTATGCTTGATCGAGTATGTTAATTCTAAAGAAGTTATTGAAAAGGGCACAAGATGGAGAGTTAGCAATGGGGAACAAATCAAAATTTGGCATGACTAATGGCTACCTAACCAAAGTGAATTTAGAGCTCAAAGCCCTTATAAAAATCTCTCAGCCTCGGCCTCAGCCTAGATCCCTCTTTCATACATCCATGAGGCAAACCAAATTCTTGGCATCGGGGTGCTCgcggtttggtttggatcggttttgaggcaaaaactcatccgatccaaaaataaattcatttgcggtttggttcggttttggatgacaaataaaaaaaatccgatccaatccgatccaatattatgcgatttaatttggatcggttttttgatatccaaattataaattgtaattttttataataaatataaatattataaaaaacgctacaaaataatagtttg
This portion of the Trifolium pratense cultivar HEN17-A07 linkage group LG3, ARS_RC_1.1, whole genome shotgun sequence genome encodes:
- the LOC123917856 gene encoding dynamin-related protein 4C-like codes for the protein MHLTSIHPFITNSSKALVFSLYITTLQSHFTSSLVLKMTTTVNKHESSSSSLALVHVDVDQPQPLSVAPIVSSYNEKIRPVLDALENLRRLNIAKEGIQLPTIVVVGDQSSGKSSVLESLAGISLPRGQGICTRVPLVMRLQNHPLPQPELVLEYNGNHVATDEENVSDAINNATEELAGTAKGISNNPLTLIVKKNGVPDLTMVDLPGITRVPVHGQPDNIYDQIKDIIMEYITPEESIILNVLSASVDFTTCESIRMSQSVDKTGLRTLAVVTKADKSPEGLLEKVTADDVNIGLGYVCVRNRIGEETYEEARNEEQNLFEFHSLLSKIDKSIVGIPVLAQKLVHVQAMSISKTLPEIIKKINEKLANSLHELEILPANLSSLADAMSAFLQIISFSRDSLRKILLIGEFEEYPEEKQMHCTARLVDMLNSYASELNNCAESNATKDFLMEEINVLEEAKFIGLPNFMPRTAFQTLLQRKVRGISHMPIDFVDSVWDYLQNVVTTVLNRHSANYYQLQVSIRRAAEHLIAKKKKNCIQHVLQAVEMEKLTDYTCNPEYLEEYNKIVSHRVAFLNEVSSVNLYTSTVNLEGYGPIEVAQLKYYPHQVLTQAYDLKARLIAYWKIVLRRLVDVIALHLMLSINELVNVDFQKELCNGLLSSAGGGVERLLEESPSISGKREKLSRSVKVLKESKEMVANIIDRIGVYGDN